The nucleotide window CATTGAGATATCTATTTTAGAAATCCAGCGGACTTTTTGCCTCTTTTAACGTCCTGCTCGGAATGCAGTGAGTATAAATCATAGTTGTCCTTACGTCGCTATGGCCGAGAAGAGTCTGGATTGTGCGGATGTCGTAATTTGCCTGCAATAGATGGGTTGCGAAGCTGTGACGGAATGTGTGAGATGTGATTCGCTTTGTGAGCTTAGCCCTACGGACCGCCTCATAGAGAGCCTCTTGAACATGGGAATCGTGAAGATGATACCGCCGCTTCTCTTTTGTTGTCGAAATATAAGTTAATGACTGTTGTGGAAAAAACCATTGCCAGATGAAGTCCTTTGCGGCTGATGGATATTTCCTTTCGAGCAGGTTTTCAAGAAACACGCCGGCGTATCCTGCCGTCGAGTCCTCATCATGCAGTTTCCTTACCCTGTCAAGCTGGGATAACAACTCCGGCATGATACTTTGTGGGATAGGTACAGACCTGTCTTTGCGACCTTTGCCGTGGACAGTAAGAATTCCCTCATCAAAATTGAAGTTCTTGACCCGCAGATTTATACACTCAAAAAGACGAAGACCGCATCCGTAAAGCAGTTTGACTACAAGATCGTATGGATACGTGAGATGCTTAAGGACAGCATCAATCTCCCTGCGGGAAAGAACTACAGGAACATATCTCGACTTCTTGGCGCGAGGAATGTCCTGATGCTCTCCGAAGTCCTTCTTCAGTATATATCTGTACAGAAATAGCAGTGCATTGAAAGCCTGGTTCTGTGTGGAAGCGGCCACCTTGCAATGC belongs to Nitrospirota bacterium and includes:
- a CDS encoding integron integrase is translated as MVDFEAVLKKKAVPAARHAEYKKWLRYYLDFKGKYTLPESRSEHVRLFIEKLRQKNQSHEQQKQAAHALSLFFETQAWEKHISAARASQSKNGFPPTERGNVRQKTAGQQTTGIVPARASNTNKVPSNPSVPPFISPLSGKSRFNDWRCLKKTASPEWDRLISSLAEEIKTRHYSRKTLKAYADWCRHYQRYLQNKSPDELSATDVKTYLTYLAVHCKVAASTQNQAFNALLFLYRYILKKDFGEHQDIPRAKKSRYVPVVLSRREIDAVLKHLTYPYDLVVKLLYGCGLRLFECINLRVKNFNFDEGILTVHGKGRKDRSVPIPQSIMPELLSQLDRVRKLHDEDSTAGYAGVFLENLLERKYPSAAKDFIWQWFFPQQSLTYISTTKEKRRYHLHDSHVQEALYEAVRRAKLTKRITSHTFRHSFATHLLQANYDIRTIQTLLGHSDVRTTMIYTHCIPSRTLKEAKSPLDF